The Entelurus aequoreus isolate RoL-2023_Sb linkage group LG11, RoL_Eaeq_v1.1, whole genome shotgun sequence genome includes the window AAATAGTTTTCTACCGTGTTGGGCTTAACTGGTCCTGGTGCTAGTGGGACGTGGACATGGACCAGGCGCCCTCCATCCTCCACACGGAGAAGGCGTAGCTGAGCCTTTCGTGGGCCACATAACTACAACTGGCCATCTTGGCGTCCAGCTCGTCGCTCTGCAGCACCTGGCACAGGAAGTCGATGTACCTGGCGGCCAGTTTGAGCGTCTGTATTTTGCTGAGCTTGTCCGAGGGCAGCGTGGGAATGATTTTTCGGAGGGCCGCGAACGCCTCATTGAGGGATTGCGTCCTCTGACGCTCCCTGACGTTGGCCATGACTCGCTGGCTCTGGAGGTCCTCCAGGGACTGCGGGCTGCCGCTGCTGCTCGACTTCTTGCCTCTCTTGGCTCCTTCAACGGGACTGTCCGAGTCCTCGACGTGTTTCCTGCTCGGCCTCCGCTTCCTGGCGCTTCTTTTGGGCTGCGTGTCCGCCTCCCCCTCGCTGTTGCTCAGGCTGTCCACAGGGGAGACCGGGGAGCTGCTTGACTCTTCCCCCAAATTTTCCTCGGACATTTCCACTCTCAACACTGAAATTGTGTCCCCCTCTAAAAAGAGCCTCCGGACCTTTACCTCCCTGTCATCAAGTCTGCGGGTTAGTTAGTCCACCTGAGCCTTGAACGCAGCAAAGTATCCATTAGATGGGCCTCCAGGAGGACAAGTCTTTTCTGACACTTGAGAAAGTTGGCGTCTTCTTATAGGCTGAAAACTTTTGCAGGAAGGATGTGATTGGTTGCGAAGGCGAGTGACGCCACATGCGGGGTGTGTACTCTCTTCTTCAGAAACTCAGATAACGGTGCTCTATATCATGACGTCAcatcagaaaaaaaaatctctttcttcccctctgcttttatttgctttcttttgtatttcaatgtatcattacatatatgtattgttgcatttgttgttgataatagaggtaattattgctattattccatccatccattttctaccgcttattcccttcggggtcgcggggggcgctggagcctatctcagctacaatcgggcggaaggcggggtacaccctggacaagtcgccacctcatcacagggccaacacagatagacagacaacattcacactcacattcacacactagggccaatttagtgttgccaatcaacctatccccaggtgcatgtctttggaggtgggaggaagccggagtacccggacggaacccacgcagtcacggggaggacatgcaaactccacacagaaagatcccgaggccgggattgaactcacgactactcaggaccttcgttttgtgaggcagacgcactaacccctcttccaccgtgctgccctttgctattattcattatcaatattatctattggtatttgtattgctccatttgtagtgcaataatgttcattgtcatttctgtgttattaatatttagaagaagaagaatgccttttattgtcactatacacagctACAacgagattaaaagcaactccagtgcacagtctataaatatgcaaaacataggaaggaaagaaaatttaaaaaaaagtgcaaaaggaggtaaggtgcacagtccagtcctgaacacaaatgttctgaatgtgttgtttaattattaaatattaaatattatactatatacatatatacagaagcattcagactgtgggtggaaagtaacaattgcacacagagaggtgctaaactataaaatcagtgcctatgagagttcaccgtggttatggctttagggaaaaaactgttcttgagtctgtttgtcttagacctttacttcactaactgcttctttgctatcacttttaccatcatatttgtacatatcatatttgctgatgttgagctattgttgttgttgttattgttattgttgtgtttgctgttgttgttgtctctctgtcttatccctctcttgtccccacaatttccccctctgtctacctttttttctctttctatcccctcctgctccggcccggctgcaccaaataataatataaatccatttaataaaatcaaatacaaataaggcaacaagaggattatcccacacttctcttttgtaaagtaaatttttaCAGCaaatatggacatctacatcaactatatgatttgcctgacaagctggacaggacaaaaaaaaataaattaatatatatatatatatatatatatatatatatatatatatatatatatatatatatatatatatatatatatatatatacactaccgttcaaaagttggggtcacccaaacaattttgtggaatagccttcatttctaagaacaagaatagactgtcgagtttcagatgaaagttctctttttctggccattttgagcgtttaattgaccccacaaatgtgatgctccagaaactcaatctgctcaaaggaaggtcagttttgtagcttctgtaacgagctaaactgttttcagatgtgtgaacatgattgcacaagggttttctaatcatcaattagccttctgagccaatgagcaaacacattgtaccattagaacactggagtgatagttgctggaaatgggcctctatacacctatgtagatattgcaccaaaaaccagacatttgcagctagaatagtcatttaccacattagcaatgtatagagtgtatttctttaaagttaaggctagtttaaagttatcttcattgaaaagtacagtgcttttccttcaaaaataaggacatttcaatgtgaccccaaacttttgaacggtggtatatatatatatatatatatatatatatatatatatatatatatatatatatatatatatatatatatatatatatatatatatataaataaagtgtatatatatatatatatataagtgtatatatatatatatatatatatatatatatatatatatatatatatatatatatatatatatatatatatatatatatatatatatatatatatgtatacggatTGTTTTAGTCAAACTGATTGCACAATCTCATGAGATATtactgggtttttttttgttgttttttttgctgtggttgtagtttgcagaCCAAAATATACAACCACAACCTAAGCCTGATTtgacccgccacataattttatacgtacataatatattttataataagtTCTTTATCTTTTCTATCCATCTCACTTCaacattatctaaaaatgcagcaaCTGGTATATTATCACACATTCCCAACATTTTCTGgttaaaattaaatgttaaattaaataaaaaatgttttgtcccgCATTGTTTTAGTCAAACTGGTTGCACAACCTCATGAGATATtaccgttgttttttttttttttttttgctgtggttgtagtttgcagaCCAAAATATACAACCACAACCTAAACTACAGCTAGCAAACTCAAGGCCCTGGGGCctgatttggcccgccacataattttatatgtaCATAATATATTTTATGATAAGTTCTTTATCTTTTCTATCCATTTCATGATGTCACAACAGAAAACAATTATTTGGCATGCATTGTTTTAGTCAAACTGATTCCACAATAACATGagatattaccttttttttttgtttagtttttttgctgtggttgtagtttgcagaCCAAAATATACAACCACCACCTACCTGATTTgggccgccacataattttatatgtatgtaatattattttataataagTTATTTATCTTTTCTATCCATCTCACTTCAACATTATCTAATACTGCAACAACTAGTATATTATCACACATTCCCAACGTTTTCtggttaaaattaaaataaatatcgcTTGATGTAGGTGTGTGTGTCTATAGCAGGgggcggcaacccaaaacgttgaaagagtcatactggaccaaaaatacaaaaaataaatctgccTGGagccaaaaaaaatgaaaagccgtatataactgttacaatgaaggcaacacatgatgtaagtgtctatattagctatattagcctactatcaaaattactatgtgtcgcaggctaaaGCAAATGTTGAAATCTAATATTTATTCATCATATTCACTCTACaaaattggaaatcattagtaaatcagaggctactaagAAGgtatgagataactcctggaaattaccggCTTTTAATGGCCGAaggcatagatgtgtgtgtccaagttaaaggaaacggcaggctgtcttcttttaatagatttattacaatctttggccagctaggtaatgtttgctgtggtctggaacaacatggcacacaactatcagaaatgcagccgatactacatacaaataatgtgtcatgagacatgcaaaactaaattatatacacagaggacataagtaaaggatattacatgatctcaaatatacctacaaaggtGGCATAATGTtgctatatgtacatacagctagcctaattagcatgttagcattgatttgcTTGCAGTAATGCACAtactaaatatgcctgattagcactccatacaagtcaataatatcaacaaagttcacctttgtgcattcacacacagaataaaacgtttggtggacaaaatgagacaaagaagaagtggaagattttatatgtaaacaaactgttgcgtcacagtatggtgagttcaagaaccgccaaaattagtaagacaaaacgatgttccccaaatactctcatcagtgaagcatacacacacacatattaacccttgtgtggtgttcatattgttgttactcagccagtgtttgtgggtctgatggacccgttgcattttgtggcttttaatgcctcacaatcaaacacttttatgttaaaatactaacttatcccaaaaaacatctgtaatgaagtgctttgagaggctggtaaaggaagacattgtctccagacttccccccacattcgacccataccagtttgcttatcgccctaaccgctccacagaggacgccatctcctatgcactccacctgagcttagaacatctggaaggaaaggacacacacgtgcggatgttgtttctggacttcaactcggcattcaacaccatcatcccgcagcacttggtgagcaaactggcccccttggattcagtacccccctttgcaactggctgcttgacttcctcacagacagaccccagtctgtgagagtgggcgacaacacctccagtgccatctccctgagcaccggctcccccaaGGGCTGcgccctgagtccgctgctgttcacgttgatgacccatgactgctgcgccaggtccactactaaccacattgtgaagtatgcggacgacacgacagtagtgggcctcatccgtgacagcaatgacatggactacagggacgaggtgaaacatctggttgactggtgcagaaccaacaa containing:
- the twist1b gene encoding twist-related protein 1b yields the protein MSEENLGEESSSSPVSPVDSLSNSEGEADTQPKRSARKRRPSRKHVEDSDSPVEGAKRGKKSSSSGSPQSLEDLQSQRVMANVRERQRTQSLNEAFAALRKIIPTLPSDKLSKIQTLKLAARYIDFLCQVLQSDELDAKMASCSYVAHERLSYAFSVWRMEGAWSMSTSH